One stretch of Tenacibaculum sp. MAR_2010_89 DNA includes these proteins:
- a CDS encoding DUF1573 domain-containing protein: MKTILSFVAICFITLTVSAQEFKFENEVINYGKVALGSEGKRVFEFTNVGDAPLIIKDIRSTCGCTVPKKPEKPIMPGEKGQIEVSYDTNRPGGFSKQITVMSNAKKARTVLKIKGFIAKKLVPTKAKSMVSTGGTE, from the coding sequence ATGAAAACAATTTTATCATTTGTAGCTATTTGCTTTATCACTTTAACTGTAAGTGCTCAAGAGTTTAAATTTGAAAACGAAGTGATTAACTATGGTAAAGTAGCTTTAGGATCTGAAGGTAAGCGTGTATTTGAATTCACGAATGTAGGTGATGCTCCTTTAATTATTAAAGACATTAGATCTACTTGTGGTTGTACAGTACCTAAAAAACCTGAAAAGCCAATTATGCCAGGAGAAAAAGGACAAATAGAAGTTTCTTATGACACAAATAGACCTGGAGGTTTTTCTAAACAAATTACTGTTATGTCTAACGCTAAGAAAGCTAGAACTGTATTAAAGATAAAAGGTTTTATCGCTAAAAAACTTGTTCCTACTAAAGCTAAGAGCATGGTTTCTACCGGAGGAACTGAATAA
- a CDS encoding valine--tRNA ligase: MNIPSKYNSKEVEGKWYEYWMKHNYFHSEVDDREPYTIVIPPPNVTGVLHMGHMLNNTIQDVLIRKARLQGKNACWVPGTDHASIATEAKVVAKLKEQGINKNDLTREEFLEHAWEWKNEYGGIILDQLKKLGASCDWERTSFTMDPALSESVIKVFVDLYNKGLIYRGYRMVNWDPEAKTTLSDEEVIHVEKQGNLYYLEYKIEGSDDKLTIATTRPETIFGDTAICINPNDERFTHLKGKKAIVPLCNRVIPIIEDEYVDVEFGTGCLKVTPAHDENDKVLGDKHNLEVVDIFNDDASLNSFGLHYEGKDRFVVRKEVTKELEEKGFLVKIEVHTNKVGTSERTKAVIEPRLSDQWFLKMEELAKPAIEAVLGEDSDVKLYPKKFENTYRHWMENVRDWNISRQLWWGQQIPAYFYGDGKEDFVVAESREEALVLAKEKTGETTLLASDLRQDEDALDTWFSSWLWPMSVFDGIRNPENEEIKYYYPTNDLVTGPDILFFWVARMIVAGYEYKDERPFENVYLTGLVRDKQRRKMSKSLGNSPDALKLIEDFGADGVRVGLLLSSAAGNDLMFDEALCQQGKGLGNKVWSAFYLTTLWEVSETIEQPASSKLGLEWYKAKFQQVLVEIEDHYSKYRLSDALMAIYKLIYDDFCGWLLEIVKPAYQQPIDIKTYKEVIAIFEDNLKILHPFMPFITEEIWQSIAERAPEEALIIAKYPSVLEFDKELISEFDFAANIVSGIRTIRKEKNIAFKEAIELSVVNTENYTQNFDQVIQKLTNTSVISYVSEKVEGAASFRVKSNEYFVPISLDNIDVEAEIIKLKAELKRAEGFLFGIQKKLSNERFVNNAPEQVITLERKKESDTIAKIETIKNSLVSLQ, encoded by the coding sequence ATGAATATTCCATCAAAATACAATTCTAAAGAGGTAGAAGGAAAGTGGTACGAATACTGGATGAAACATAATTATTTTCATTCTGAGGTAGATGATCGTGAGCCATATACAATTGTAATACCGCCACCTAATGTCACAGGAGTATTACATATGGGGCATATGTTAAATAATACGATTCAAGACGTTTTAATACGTAAGGCTCGTTTACAAGGAAAAAATGCATGTTGGGTTCCTGGAACTGATCATGCTTCGATTGCTACTGAAGCAAAAGTTGTAGCGAAACTAAAAGAGCAAGGAATTAATAAAAACGATTTAACTCGTGAAGAGTTCCTTGAGCATGCATGGGAATGGAAAAATGAGTATGGAGGAATCATTTTAGATCAACTGAAAAAGCTAGGAGCTTCTTGTGACTGGGAAAGAACTTCTTTTACTATGGATCCTGCATTATCTGAATCAGTAATAAAAGTATTTGTAGATCTTTATAATAAAGGATTAATTTATAGAGGTTACAGAATGGTAAACTGGGATCCTGAAGCAAAAACTACTTTATCTGATGAAGAAGTAATTCACGTTGAAAAACAAGGAAACCTTTATTATTTAGAATATAAAATTGAAGGTTCTGACGATAAATTAACAATTGCTACAACGCGTCCTGAAACTATTTTTGGAGATACGGCTATTTGTATTAATCCAAATGATGAGCGTTTTACTCACTTGAAAGGGAAAAAAGCGATTGTTCCATTATGTAATAGAGTAATTCCTATTATTGAAGACGAATATGTTGATGTAGAGTTTGGTACAGGATGTTTAAAAGTAACTCCTGCTCATGATGAGAATGATAAGGTTTTAGGAGACAAACATAATTTAGAAGTAGTTGATATTTTTAATGATGATGCTTCTTTAAATTCTTTTGGATTGCATTATGAAGGAAAAGATCGTTTTGTTGTTCGTAAAGAAGTTACTAAAGAACTAGAAGAAAAAGGATTTTTAGTGAAAATAGAAGTTCATACTAATAAGGTTGGAACATCAGAAAGAACTAAAGCAGTTATAGAACCAAGGTTATCTGATCAATGGTTTTTAAAAATGGAAGAGTTAGCTAAGCCAGCTATTGAAGCTGTTTTAGGAGAGGATAGTGATGTTAAGCTATATCCTAAGAAATTTGAGAATACTTACCGTCATTGGATGGAAAATGTTCGTGATTGGAATATTTCTCGTCAATTATGGTGGGGGCAACAAATTCCAGCATATTTCTACGGAGATGGAAAAGAAGATTTCGTAGTTGCTGAGAGTAGAGAAGAAGCATTAGTCTTAGCAAAAGAAAAAACAGGAGAAACAACGTTATTAGCATCTGATTTACGTCAAGATGAAGATGCATTAGATACTTGGTTTTCTTCTTGGTTATGGCCAATGTCTGTTTTTGATGGAATTAGAAACCCAGAAAATGAAGAAATTAAATATTATTATCCTACAAACGATTTAGTAACTGGGCCAGATATTTTATTTTTCTGGGTTGCTCGAATGATTGTTGCTGGATATGAGTATAAAGATGAACGTCCGTTTGAAAATGTATATTTAACAGGATTAGTACGTGATAAACAACGTCGTAAAATGTCTAAATCGTTAGGGAATTCACCTGATGCACTTAAGTTAATTGAAGACTTTGGAGCAGATGGGGTTCGTGTTGGTTTGTTATTGAGTTCAGCAGCTGGTAATGATTTAATGTTTGATGAAGCTTTATGTCAACAAGGTAAAGGATTAGGAAATAAGGTATGGAGTGCTTTTTATTTAACAACTTTATGGGAAGTTTCTGAGACTATCGAGCAACCTGCCTCTAGTAAATTAGGTTTAGAATGGTATAAAGCTAAATTTCAGCAAGTATTAGTTGAAATTGAAGATCATTATAGTAAATATCGTTTAAGTGATGCTTTAATGGCTATTTACAAATTAATATATGATGATTTTTGTGGTTGGTTACTTGAAATTGTAAAGCCAGCATATCAACAACCAATTGATATTAAAACATATAAGGAGGTAATAGCAATTTTTGAAGATAATTTAAAGATTTTACATCCGTTTATGCCATTTATTACAGAAGAAATTTGGCAATCAATAGCAGAAAGAGCACCTGAAGAGGCTTTGATTATCGCTAAATATCCTTCAGTATTAGAGTTTGATAAGGAATTAATAAGCGAGTTTGATTTTGCAGCTAATATCGTTTCAGGAATTAGAACAATTAGGAAAGAAAAAAATATAGCATTTAAAGAAGCTATAGAATTATCAGTTGTTAATACTGAAAATTATACTCAGAATTTTGATCAGGTTATTCAAAAATTAACGAATACATCTGTAATAAGTTATGTTTCTGAAAAAGTAGAAGGAGCAGCATCTTTTAGAGTAAAGTCGAATGAATATTTTGTGCCAATTTCTTTAGATAATATTGATGTTGAAGCTGAAATTATAAAATTAAAGGCTGAACTAAAAAGAGCAGAAGGGTTTTTGTTTGGAATTCAAAAGAAATTATCTAATGAGCGATTTGTAAATAATGCTCCAGAACAAGTAATTACTTTAGAACGAAAAAAGGAATCAGATACTATAGCTAAAATTGAAACTATAAAAAATAGTTTGGTTAGTTTGCAGTAA
- the folD gene encoding bifunctional methylenetetrahydrofolate dehydrogenase/methenyltetrahydrofolate cyclohydrolase FolD codes for MILLDGKKTSADIKEEIALEVAELKKQDKKAPHLAAVIVGSDGASLTYVNAKVKACERVGFESSLIRLPKETTEEELLNEIAILNIDKDINGFIVQLPLPDHIDEQKILMAIDPEKDVDGFHPMNVGKLALNLPTFISATPFGILELLERYNIETSGKDVVVIGRSHIVGSPMSILLAQKRKVGNATVTLTHSRTKNLSEVTKKADIIIAALGIPEFLKGDMVKKGVVIIDVGITRVADSSKKNGFRLVGDVDFNEMSEKASHITPVPGGVGPMTIAMLLKNTLLALYRQEN; via the coding sequence ATGATATTACTAGACGGTAAAAAAACATCAGCAGATATTAAAGAAGAAATTGCGTTAGAAGTAGCAGAACTAAAAAAACAAGATAAAAAAGCACCTCATTTAGCTGCAGTTATTGTAGGAAGTGATGGAGCAAGCTTAACTTATGTAAATGCGAAAGTAAAAGCTTGTGAGCGTGTTGGTTTTGAATCTTCTTTAATTCGTTTACCTAAAGAAACTACAGAAGAAGAATTACTTAATGAAATTGCAATTTTAAATATAGATAAAGATATAAATGGTTTCATTGTTCAATTACCATTACCAGATCATATTGATGAACAAAAGATATTAATGGCTATTGATCCAGAAAAAGATGTAGATGGTTTTCACCCAATGAATGTTGGTAAATTAGCATTAAATCTTCCTACTTTTATATCTGCTACTCCATTTGGAATTTTAGAGTTGTTAGAACGTTATAATATTGAAACTTCGGGTAAAGATGTTGTTGTAATTGGACGTAGTCATATTGTTGGTAGTCCAATGAGTATTTTATTAGCTCAAAAAAGAAAAGTTGGAAATGCAACTGTTACTTTAACACATAGTAGAACTAAAAACCTATCAGAAGTAACTAAAAAAGCTGATATTATTATAGCTGCCTTAGGTATTCCTGAATTTTTAAAAGGTGATATGGTAAAAAAAGGAGTAGTTATAATTGATGTAGGAATTACAAGAGTTGCTGACTCTTCAAAAAAGAATGGATTCAGATTAGTGGGTGATGTTGATTTCAATGAAATGTCAGAAAAAGCCTCTCATATTACTCCTGTACCTGGTGGTGTTGGACCAATGACCATAGCAATGCTTTTGAAAAACACCTTACTTGCTCTGTACAGACAAGAAAATTAA
- the ffh gene encoding signal recognition particle protein, translating to MFNNLSEKLDKALHTLKGHGKITEVNVAETLKEVRRALLDADVNFKIAKEFTKRVKEKALGQDVLTTLNPGQLMVKLVKDELTDLMGGDTVGINLGGSPTVILMSGLQGSGKTTFSGKLASYLKTKKAKQVLLVGCDVYRPAAINQLQVVGEQIGVEVYAEVGNQNPVEISLNAIKHAKANSKNVVIIDTAGRLAVDEEMMTEISNIHKAVTPQETLFVVDSMTGQDAVNTAKAFNDLLNFDGVILTKLDGDTRGGAALSIKSVVDKPIKFIGTGEKMDAIDVFHPDRMADRILGMGDVISLVERAQEQYDEQEARKLQKKIAKNQFGFDDFLSQIQQIKKMGSMKDLVGMIPGAGKALKDVDIDDDAFKGIESIIHSMTPLERSTPNVINASRKKRIAKGSGTSVQEVNQLMKQFNQMSKMMKMMQGGGGRKMMQMMKGMK from the coding sequence ATGTTTAATAATTTAAGCGAAAAATTAGATAAGGCGTTACATACGCTAAAAGGACACGGAAAAATCACTGAAGTTAATGTTGCGGAAACTCTAAAAGAGGTTCGTAGAGCTTTATTAGATGCCGATGTTAATTTTAAAATAGCGAAAGAATTTACTAAAAGAGTAAAAGAAAAAGCTTTAGGTCAAGACGTTTTAACAACGCTTAACCCTGGACAGTTAATGGTTAAATTAGTTAAAGATGAATTAACTGATTTGATGGGAGGTGATACTGTAGGAATTAATCTTGGAGGCTCACCAACTGTTATTTTAATGTCTGGTTTACAAGGTTCTGGTAAAACAACTTTTTCTGGTAAACTTGCTAGCTATTTAAAAACTAAGAAAGCTAAACAAGTTTTATTAGTTGGTTGTGATGTGTATCGTCCTGCGGCAATAAACCAATTACAAGTTGTTGGTGAACAAATTGGTGTTGAAGTATATGCTGAAGTAGGAAATCAAAATCCTGTTGAAATATCATTAAACGCTATTAAACATGCAAAAGCTAATAGTAAAAATGTAGTGATCATTGATACAGCTGGTCGTTTAGCTGTAGATGAAGAAATGATGACAGAGATTTCTAACATTCATAAAGCGGTTACTCCACAAGAAACTTTATTTGTTGTAGATTCCATGACTGGTCAAGATGCTGTTAATACAGCTAAAGCCTTTAATGATCTTTTAAATTTTGATGGTGTAATACTTACCAAATTAGATGGTGATACTCGTGGTGGAGCTGCATTATCTATTAAATCAGTAGTAGATAAACCAATTAAGTTTATTGGTACTGGTGAAAAAATGGATGCTATTGATGTTTTCCACCCTGATCGTATGGCCGATCGTATTTTAGGGATGGGAGATGTTATATCGTTAGTAGAACGTGCTCAAGAACAATACGATGAACAAGAAGCTAGAAAACTACAAAAGAAGATTGCTAAAAATCAATTTGGTTTTGATGACTTTTTAAGTCAAATTCAACAAATCAAAAAAATGGGTAGCATGAAAGATTTAGTAGGAATGATACCTGGAGCTGGAAAAGCTTTAAAAGATGTTGATATTGATGATGATGCTTTTAAAGGAATTGAATCCATTATACACTCCATGACTCCTTTAGAAAGAAGTACTCCAAACGTAATTAATGCTAGTCGTAAAAAACGAATTGCAAAAGGTTCCGGAACTTCTGTTCAAGAAGTCAATCAGTTAATGAAGCAGTTTAATCAAATGAGCAAAATGATGAAAATGATGCAAGGTGGTGGCGGAAGAAAAATGATGCAAATGATGAAAGGAATGAAATAA
- a CDS encoding GNAT family N-acetyltransferase, which produces MKNYLFTSKRLGFRNWKLSDIDNLFEINSNIEVMKYFPSTLTKEDCEKFIHRMQQQYIKNKFCYFAVEVIDTKQFIGFIGISEQTYEVDFNPSIDIGWRLSPKFWGKGYAKEGALQCLNYAFFQLKLPEIISVAPQINTPSITVMERIGMKKIKKFNHPLLSAFQELEKCVLYKISNK; this is translated from the coding sequence ATGAAAAATTATCTATTTACTTCAAAGCGTTTAGGTTTTAGAAATTGGAAACTTTCAGATATTGACAATTTATTCGAAATAAATTCGAATATTGAAGTTATGAAATACTTTCCTTCTACTCTAACAAAAGAAGATTGTGAAAAGTTTATTCATAGAATGCAACAACAATATATAAAAAATAAATTTTGCTACTTTGCTGTTGAAGTAATAGATACTAAACAATTTATTGGTTTTATTGGTATTTCAGAACAAACATATGAAGTTGATTTTAATCCATCTATAGACATTGGTTGGCGATTATCTCCAAAATTTTGGGGAAAAGGATATGCTAAAGAAGGAGCTTTACAATGTTTAAATTACGCTTTTTTTCAATTAAAATTACCTGAAATAATCTCAGTTGCTCCCCAAATTAATACACCTTCAATTACAGTTATGGAAAGAATTGGTATGAAAAAAATAAAAAAATTTAACCACCCACTATTAAGTGCTTTTCAAGAATTAGAAAAATGTGTGTTATATAAAATAAGTAACAAATAA
- a CDS encoding DUF1572 family protein: MRNSYLESVIKQITYYKSLGDKTFCQLTKEQLFFQQNNESNSIAIIVKHIAGNMLSRWTNIFTEDGEKSWRNRDDEFVNTFTSKEAMIAYWEKGWSTFSNTLNSLNEKDLERIIYIRNQGHTVTEAINRQICHYPYHIGQIVFLGKMLQNENWESLSIPKNSSKQYNQEKFNIEKSRKHFTDDL; this comes from the coding sequence ATGAGAAATTCTTATTTAGAAAGCGTAATAAAACAAATTACTTATTATAAAAGTTTAGGTGATAAAACCTTTTGCCAATTAACCAAAGAACAGCTTTTTTTCCAACAAAATAATGAAAGTAATTCAATAGCTATTATTGTTAAACATATTGCTGGAAATATGTTATCACGATGGACCAATATTTTTACTGAAGATGGCGAAAAATCGTGGAGAAATAGAGATGATGAATTTGTTAATACCTTTACTTCTAAAGAAGCTATGATTGCATATTGGGAAAAAGGATGGAGTACTTTTTCAAATACATTAAATTCTCTTAATGAAAAAGATTTAGAACGTATTATTTATATCAGAAATCAAGGACATACAGTTACTGAAGCTATTAATAGACAAATTTGTCACTATCCATATCACATTGGTCAAATTGTATTTTTAGGTAAAATGCTCCAAAATGAAAATTGGGAATCATTGTCTATTCCTAAAAACTCCTCAAAGCAATATAATCAAGAAAAGTTTAACATAGAAAAATCAAGAAAACATTTTACGGACGATTTATAA
- the msrB gene encoding peptide-methionine (R)-S-oxide reductase MsrB: MKNCILIITISLFFNFTGTAQNKKYKVSKPNSEWKKLLTPKQYYVLREAGTERPSSSPLNKNYKKGIYVCAACKTPLYKSEHKYDSRSGWPSFDRAIKENVELDVDYKIGYARTELKCNTCGGHLGHSFNDGPSETTGKRHCINGVALEFILQ; the protein is encoded by the coding sequence ATGAAAAACTGCATTTTAATAATTACTATTAGTCTTTTTTTTAATTTTACTGGTACAGCCCAAAACAAAAAATATAAAGTTTCAAAGCCTAATAGTGAATGGAAAAAACTATTAACTCCAAAACAATATTATGTTTTAAGAGAAGCGGGTACTGAAAGACCATCTTCTAGCCCCTTGAATAAAAATTATAAAAAAGGAATCTATGTGTGTGCTGCTTGTAAAACACCTTTATATAAATCTGAACATAAATATGATTCTCGCTCAGGTTGGCCTTCTTTTGATAGAGCTATAAAAGAAAATGTAGAATTAGATGTTGATTATAAAATTGGATATGCTCGTACTGAACTAAAATGTAATACTTGTGGAGGGCATTTAGGGCACTCTTTTAATGATGGTCCTAGTGAAACTACGGGGAAACGTCATTGCATTAACGGGGTTGCCTTAGAGTTTATTCTTCAATAA
- a CDS encoding alpha/beta hydrolase, whose product MNFISTRKNPKSIKIPKSITLLANFLQTLSTNLVTKFGSKLFITPINFSVPEREKALYKSAQKKNITIKTINKEIEVLSYGYSKKKVLFVHGWAGRSTQLFMTADKLLEKGYMFISFDGPAHGKSSGKTTSMPEFLEAIKQIDEELGPFEVVIGHSFGGLCLYNAVSDGLSVKKLVTIGAADKISDVLLNFTKSLKIKPLIAKKIKQLYDKQWGKNIDDHSSSVVAKNIQIPTLIIHDSFDGDVDVSCALNIRQNIKKGELLITKGLGHTKILRDKNVTSKIIDFIQNNS is encoded by the coding sequence ATGAATTTTATAAGTACTCGTAAAAATCCTAAAAGCATAAAAATCCCGAAGAGTATAACACTTTTAGCAAACTTTTTACAAACATTATCTACTAATTTAGTTACTAAATTTGGTTCTAAATTATTTATTACTCCAATTAACTTTTCTGTTCCTGAAAGAGAAAAAGCACTTTATAAAAGTGCTCAGAAAAAGAACATAACAATTAAAACTATTAACAAAGAAATAGAAGTATTATCATATGGCTATTCAAAAAAGAAAGTTTTATTTGTTCATGGTTGGGCTGGTAGAAGTACTCAATTATTTATGACAGCTGATAAATTATTAGAAAAAGGCTATATGTTTATTTCTTTTGATGGTCCGGCACATGGGAAGTCTTCAGGAAAAACAACCTCTATGCCTGAATTTCTAGAAGCAATTAAACAAATAGATGAAGAACTAGGTCCTTTTGAAGTAGTAATTGGCCATTCATTTGGAGGTTTATGTTTGTATAATGCTGTTTCTGATGGTTTATCTGTAAAAAAATTAGTAACAATAGGTGCTGCAGATAAAATTTCTGATGTTCTTTTAAATTTCACAAAAAGCTTAAAAATAAAACCTTTAATCGCTAAAAAAATAAAACAACTATACGATAAACAATGGGGTAAAAATATTGATGACCATTCTTCAAGTGTTGTTGCCAAAAACATACAAATACCAACTTTAATAATTCATGATAGTTTTGATGGTGATGTAGATGTAAGTTGTGCTTTAAACATACGTCAAAATATAAAAAAAGGAGAACTTTTAATTACTAAAGGTTTAGGACATACTAAAATTTTACGTGATAAAAATGTTACTTCTAAAATTATAGATTTCATTCAAAACAACTCATGA
- a CDS encoding M48 family metallopeptidase: MKKILALVFVATMLVECSTVPITGRKRLNIVGDSQVLPASFAQYKGFLEKNKLSKDVAKSNQIKRVGKKISAAVDRFMRANGMTAEANSYKWEFNLVDDKTVNAWCLPGGKVVFYTGIMPICDNENGVAAVMGHEVAHAFAKHGQERMTSAYGQQLGGIAVALGTRNSKNSQLWNMAYGIGSQVGMLSFSRTHENEADKLGLVFMIMAGYKGEEAAEVWVRMSQRAGSKKSQPEFLSTHPSNESRIQTLRAYLPEATRLAAKYNVPAKK; the protein is encoded by the coding sequence ATGAAAAAAATATTAGCTTTAGTTTTTGTAGCTACTATGTTAGTAGAGTGCAGTACAGTACCAATTACAGGTAGAAAACGTTTAAATATTGTTGGAGATTCACAAGTTTTACCAGCTAGTTTTGCACAGTATAAAGGTTTTTTAGAAAAAAATAAATTATCTAAAGATGTGGCGAAATCTAATCAAATAAAAAGGGTAGGAAAAAAAATATCAGCAGCAGTTGATAGGTTTATGCGTGCTAATGGAATGACAGCTGAGGCAAATTCTTATAAATGGGAATTTAATTTAGTAGATGATAAAACTGTAAATGCTTGGTGCTTACCAGGAGGAAAAGTTGTTTTTTATACTGGAATTATGCCAATATGTGATAATGAGAATGGTGTAGCCGCAGTAATGGGGCATGAAGTAGCACATGCCTTTGCAAAGCATGGTCAAGAGCGTATGACAAGTGCTTACGGACAACAATTAGGTGGTATTGCTGTTGCTTTAGGTACTAGGAATAGTAAAAATTCTCAACTTTGGAATATGGCATACGGTATAGGCTCACAAGTAGGAATGCTATCTTTTAGTAGAACACATGAAAATGAAGCTGATAAATTAGGATTGGTGTTTATGATCATGGCTGGGTATAAAGGAGAAGAAGCAGCTGAAGTGTGGGTTCGTATGAGTCAACGTGCTGGATCAAAAAAATCACAACCAGAATTTTTAAGCACTCACCCTTCAAATGAAAGTCGTATACAAACATTAAGAGCATATTTACCTGAAGCTACAAGACTAGCAGCAAAATATAATGTGCCAGCCAAAAAGTAA
- a CDS encoding MFS transporter: protein MYKIGNKKLINAWAFYDWANSVYSLVISTAVFPLYYSAVTDGKSVRFLGIDWEHPDSLYSYALSFSFLVVAFISPILSGIADYTGSKKKFMKFFCWMGSLSVMSLYFFDSIDTVWVGIVFTILASIGFWASLVFYNAYLPEVALPEQQDRASAKGFIYGYIGSVILLIINLVLIQMPDLFGITSGMASRISFVMVGLWWLGFAQITFKRLPDDIYNKKPEKDYIWKGFKELQNVLKEVKQYPTLKRFLISFFLLSIGVQTIILMAAIFGSTELGLEPTNMIITILLVQIVAIAGAALFSRLSEKWGNIKALKVTLGIWTLVCFCAFLLDKNQENVGLYFYGLGGLLGLVQGAIQSLTRSTYSKLLPETEDHATYFSFYDVTEKIAIVLGTFVYGFLYAKTNSMQWSVLCLAVFFLASFIILSTLKKTKYVS from the coding sequence ATGTATAAAATAGGTAATAAGAAATTAATTAATGCTTGGGCTTTTTACGACTGGGCAAACTCAGTATATTCATTAGTAATAAGTACAGCAGTTTTTCCGTTGTATTATAGTGCAGTTACAGATGGTAAGTCAGTTCGTTTTTTAGGAATTGATTGGGAGCATCCAGATAGTTTATATAGTTATGCGTTGTCTTTTTCATTTTTAGTTGTAGCATTTATTTCTCCTATTTTATCAGGTATTGCAGATTATACAGGAAGTAAGAAAAAGTTTATGAAATTTTTCTGTTGGATGGGATCGTTATCAGTAATGAGCTTATATTTTTTTGATAGTATAGATACTGTTTGGGTAGGTATAGTTTTTACAATTTTGGCAAGTATTGGTTTTTGGGCTAGTTTGGTTTTTTACAATGCATATTTACCTGAAGTAGCATTGCCTGAACAGCAAGATAGAGCCAGTGCTAAAGGATTTATTTATGGGTATATAGGTTCTGTTATACTATTGATAATAAACTTAGTATTAATTCAAATGCCAGATTTATTTGGAATTACTTCTGGTATGGCTTCTCGTATATCATTTGTAATGGTTGGTTTATGGTGGCTAGGTTTTGCACAAATAACTTTTAAACGTTTACCAGATGATATTTATAATAAAAAACCTGAAAAGGATTATATATGGAAAGGTTTTAAAGAATTACAAAACGTGTTAAAAGAAGTAAAACAGTACCCAACATTAAAACGTTTTTTAATTTCATTTTTTTTATTAAGTATTGGTGTACAAACTATTATTTTAATGGCGGCAATTTTTGGCTCTACTGAATTAGGACTTGAACCAACCAATATGATTATTACAATTTTATTAGTGCAAATTGTTGCTATTGCAGGTGCTGCATTGTTTTCTCGTTTATCTGAAAAGTGGGGGAACATAAAAGCTTTAAAAGTAACTTTAGGAATATGGACTCTTGTTTGTTTTTGTGCTTTTTTACTAGATAAAAATCAAGAAAATGTAGGGCTCTATTTTTATGGATTAGGTGGTTTATTAGGATTGGTACAAGGAGCTATTCAATCATTAACGCGTTCTACATATTCTAAATTATTACCTGAAACTGAAGATCATGCTACTTATTTTAGTTTTTATGATGTTACTGAAAAAATAGCAATTGTGTTAGGTACATTTGTATATGGTTTCTTATATGCAAAAACAAATTCAATGCAATGGAGTGTATTGTGTTTAGCTGTTTTCTTCTTAGCGTCATTTATTATTTTAAGCACTTTAAAGAAAACGAAGTACGTTTCATAA